From the genome of Cuculus canorus isolate bCucCan1 chromosome 4, bCucCan1.pri, whole genome shotgun sequence:
CTGATTTATTCAGCAGCTGGCAACTTTAACAGCAGCTCAACAGAATTGAGCAAATATTTACCACGCCAACACTAAACACTAACGTAAGGATTTCATTGCAGTTAAATGAATCTGAGAGGCTCAAACATAGGCTTGTTCTAAAAACTGTCTGCACTCAGTGGGACCATGTACTGTAAAAGTGACATTTTCTAAGTTAGAAAGTGTGGTTATGTCTTGTACTGATTAGATGCAGGCCAACAACCAGAAGGAGCATATGTcctgttactgaaaaaaataaaatccattcaCTCAGGGATTAACTACTTTGGCTATAACAATGTATTATTCTAATATCCTACTTCATAAAAGGAAACATTACAGCATTTTCCTACAGTTCACAACCAGTCACACATGGTAGACATTTAGAACTCACTCAGCAGAACAATGAATATTCAGCTATGCTACAGTAAATACAAGAATTATACATGCATTTTGATCAAGCTGTATTCCCATACTTAGACCTTAAGTGAgaagcattattttttcccctcaaggtTAGTTTTAACCCTGATCATTTTTCTATGCTAAGTCATTGCTCTCCTGCAAAAGTGTGTTGCCTGCACCACAGAGGGACAGAACAAGGCATCTTTCAGCAACAGCGTAAGCTTATGAAAATGCAGCTTTACTGCACCACACAAAGACTGTTTGCCAAATAAGCTCGGttaaagtaaggaaaaaaaaaaaaaaagaaaggcctTTTCACACTTACCTTGAACACTCTCTGAGATTCCAAGTGTTTTCTGCACATCTCTGCAAATCTTGGAGAGACAGGACTGAAACTCCTCATCacaatcatttttttcattgccaCAAGTATCATAGCATCTGTCGTGGCGATTGCAGCACTTTGTCATCAAAGGGATACCAACGTCAAACTGTGAAACAAATCACCACCACACACTCCATTGGTATTCCAGTCAAGAAAGGTATAGCTGATGAGTACAATATGACAGTTAATAACTAATTACATTAGTTAAAACTACTGTAATCAATCCAGCTGTCATTCActtctctctgtattttcctgttcaACTGCAGTAAAAGCTGTGGTAGTTTGATTCCTGGCCAGCAGCCAAGCACCCACCAAACTGCTTGTTCATCCTGCGCCCCCCTCCATGTAATGGAGGACAGAATATAAAGagcaacaggaagaaaacttgTGGTTTGAAGCAAAACCAGTTTAACAGGTggatgaaagaggaaaaacgCCCCAAAATAAGCAGTGCAAAAGCAATCATTCACCACATCCCCCCACAAGCAAATGCCCGGCCAGTGTCTGAGTAACAGTGACCTCAGAGGCCAAACACACCACTGTCAcactcccttccctttctcccactATGACAGTtattattgctgagcatgactCTGTAAGAAGGAATATCCCCCTGGCCAACTCAGGTCACCTGCCCCAGCTCGGTCTCCTCCCAGTTTCTCACCCAACCCCAGCCTACAGTCTGGGGTGGCAGCTGGGCAGAGTGGcgaaaaaaagagaaagtccTAAAGCTGTGCCACCACTGCTCAGCAATAGCCAAGAGTTATATCCAAAAATCCCAAAAGTGCTTCCATGTAGCCTCCTATTAAGAAAGTTAAATCCATACCAGCCAGAGCCAGTCCATGGGCTAACCCCCATTTTCTCTCTAGCACTAAGGAAAATGGGTTAGCATTAGTAACGACAGCAAGAGTCAGAGCCAAATCTTCCGCTCTTACAGAGCTACACTTAGGGTCATTCAACGCTGTCAAGATCATGAGAACAAAACATGGTTAAAAAATTGGATGATCTTAATTACTGTGTTTTATCCCTATAAGATTTTACATCAAGGATGAAAGTGTTTATGCTATGTTGGATTATGATACTAACACTTCCATGTGTTATCACCAAAGCACGTGCTGGAGCTGGTAAAAGCAGGGACACTTGTACGTGGATGCTGTGTCATCCTTAGAATGGGCAAAGGGAAAAACTGCCCACATTGACAAAAGTTATTTATAAATGACACACCAAGAAGAcccaagaagaaaatactgaccTGAACTCCAAACAGAGGGGATCCACAGCCATTTGGTGGTGAAGGTTTATACCCGTAGCGAGGAAAAGGCTTTGATCctggaaaaagtaatttgtcATGCCTCAAATAGATTTTTTGAATTTCCATATGGTCAAAATCACTACAGGCATTTGTTGTGCTTAAGGCACTATCCCTTCTATTTTTAACTTAAATGTATATTCAGGCACACGAATATCAACAATTCTTACTGAATCACAGCCCAGGCTAGTAAGCATTTTGTTAAAGAAGGGGGGAGAAGACACCTGAGCGAGTGTTAATGTTGGCTTCCCAAGTTAAGGACAAAAAGAGCTGGAGTTTATGAAATGGACGTGTCTGTTGGGTGTGCAGGTAGGGCTACAGCAAAGCACAGAGTACTTTAGAGCAAGGTCTTTAATACTTCTGTGCTTTATGTGCAGGCGACAGCAGCGTCTGATTTCTTTAGCTTAACCTTTGAAAGTGACTGGAACGAAACAGCTTTTTGTTACAATTGTAACATTACTAATATTTAAATTAGCGGAGTCTGCTGAAGTCCTGTCACCCTGAAGGtgcagccaggcagggagggaatTCTTCTTCCCAAGGAAGGAAGGTTGTGGAGTTAATGTGGGAGATGACCCTTCACCTTGTTTCTGTATCGGAAACGACCTGAGGCCGCAATTTGAGGGAATGGAGAAGCCCAAACGCCTTCGTAAAGCCCATGTTGGGTCGGAGCTCGCTCGGCAGCAGCCCGAGCGCATCAGCCGAGGCAACGGGGAGGACCCAAACGACCCCCTCGTTCGCTGCGCCGGGCAAGCCCCCCCTTCCCGGGGCATGCCCCGAGGCTCCCGGTGCAGCTGCGCCCCGCCGTCCCGGGCAAGGGTcgccgcccgccgcgccgcccAGCCTCACCGTCGCTGCACTTGTAGCGGCAGAGCCCGTCCTCGCCGCCCAGGAAGTCGAGGGCGGCATTGAGGTACGTGTCAATCTTGTGCACCCCATTGCGGATGGTCTTGAGCGTCATCCGCCAGTCCGGGGTGCGCGGAGCCTCCGGGCAGCGCGCCGGGCGCGGACCCAGCCGGGCGAagcccaacagcagcagcagcaccgcgGGGACCATCCCGAGCGGCGCCGCCGCGGGCACGCCCGACACACGCCCTAAGCCACGCCCCTCCAGCCCGACCCTCCGGCTTTGGCCACGTCCCTCCCTGGTTAGCCCCGCCCATCGCGCCTGGCACCGCCCCTTACTAGCCTGGTCACGCCCCTTCGTCACGTGACCACTCCCCCTCATCGCCTGGCCCTGGCCCTAACCCCAGCTCCCCACTGCCTGTCCCCGCCCACTCCCTACTTGGCCCCGCCTCTCCCCGCCCCATTCCCACCTGGCACCGCCCCTTCTCTCTTCGCCCCgcccttccctgccctgtcgaacagaatcatagagtcatccagtggtttgggctggaagagaccctaaagaacatctagttccagggacacctcccactaaatcaggctgcccaaggcagggcTTTAGCTCTGTGGGGGCAAAGGGTTTTGCTCTGACAGACAGAACCTCAGCACACTCTACTAATCTAAATCTCGTTTAGGctggtgtggggcagagagggaacaATCGGAGTGACtctgagggggggggggggggatgtcGGGCAAAGCTGTTCAACCCCGCCTGCAGGATGCATTGCCAAGTGCAGCGAGACGTTACAACATGGGCCGGTTCAAAGATGGGCCGCCAGTGGGACACAGTGTCCCTTGCTCCATGTGGGGACTTTTTCCAAACCTCCCTAGGTGCAGACTGGGAGAGCATTGGCTGCCAGAGTGCACTGCTTGGTGCCCTGGGAGGTACCTGTACTGGCCAACCGGAGGCACTGGATAATGTGAAACCCCAGGACTTTCATACTTGAAAAATCTTTATCTGATGACTGTGTTCAAAATGGGTGAAATTGGTGTTGCTAAAAGTGTAAGAGATAGCAACAAcaattcagaggaaaaagagagagggtgATTTTCTAGCCAGCCATCCAGATGTTACACCAGaagaatgggatgtcatccagagggatccggACAAGCTCAAGAAGTGGGCCGGTGTGAATCccacgaggttcaacaaggccaagtgcaaggtcctacacctgggtcagggcaatctgtggtttcaatacaggatgggggatgatgtgattgagagcagccctgcagagaggaacttgggggtgctgattcaggagaagcttgacatgagctggcaatatgtgcttgcagcccagaaagctgcagcaaaagaagcatagccagcaagtcgagggaggtgattctgcccctccgtTCCACTCTTGTAAGATCCTacctagagtattgtgtccagttggaatcctcaacataagaaggatatggaactgttggaacaggtccagaggagggccacaaaggtgattagagggctggaacccctctgctatgaggacaggctgagaaagttggggttcAACCTTGAGAAGACTCTGTGGAGAGCTTATAGTGGCCTTCTGGTACcagaaagggctacaagaaagcctgGAAGGGACgttttacaagggcatgcactgacaggacaaggaaggatggctttagattggagggggggaagatttagattaggcattgGGAAGATATTCTTCATGtcgagggtggtgagacacagcAACACTGTGTCTAAACCCACAAGCTGTGTTCCTTCTGTGCAGCCAGGGGAGAACTAGTATTAATACAGCAAGAAATACATGACCTTTTAGAAAGCAGGGTCATTTAGAAGGCAAAACCAATGCAGTAGGAAATGTGTACCTGAAGAGTTAAAGATTTAACCTATTTTTATGGTGAAATTAAATGTGAAGGAAGCTGATCCAGTGACCTTTACATGAGTCATTCAGTTTCAGGTGATATGTGCAAGACAGGGTTGTAAAAGAGAGCAGAATGAAAGTATATCTATTAAACATTAAAAGCCCTGTCTTGATTTGCTGAAAGGAAAACTCAGACCGAAGTTAACCCACTTGCTAACATAGTAACACTGGGCTTAGGAACAAAGGTAACTGTAAAAAAGAACAggacatggaaagaaaacagagacttCCCAATCAAGGGGCAAACCAGAAAGATACAtactaaatattctttttcttttctgcattagCATTTAATAATATTTGTAGTTAATTGAAGAAATAAGTGGGGAAAAGTACAGAAGCTAATGAAGTCCAACAAAAGAGGGAGCTCTTCCTACACCTGTCCAGCTTTTCCCTATGATTACTTTGCAAAGACTCTGATTCAGCAAAACCAATTCCTTTGTAGGAATATAGTTTAGTGCTTTCCTAAATAACAAGCCTTGTCGGGGAGGGTTAAGAGAAGCAGTTGATACCCTTACTTTAGTTACTGTTGATTGACAGTGTCTTTACATGACACATTGATGCTGATGCAGGTTTTCTTACAAAtctgaaagatgaagaaaagtcaatgaaaatgtaaaaatgatgCCTTAAGCAGACTATGgtaaaatataggaaaaaaaacccaccacgACAACTGTCTTGTGTGAACATATGTCATTTATTCAACTGGAATATTAATTGAAAGCCATAAagtaaaacagtttttaaaaacatttgtaaatTAGACAAATTGATGATCATGTGAGCAGAGCTTCCTCACAAGGACTGATGAAAGCAAAAGGATCTTCTGCTCAGTCATTCCAGTTATGTTGATGGCCCCATGtctttgtccagttctgggtcAATTAGGGCAGTAGAAAAACTCCCTATGACTGCACATTGCACCATCAGGCCCTGGACATTCTTTCTTGGCATTACTGTTTCACACTTCTGTATATTGGTGTAGGAAGCTTGTGCTAATTTGAGaacctggggaggggggtgCATTTATGACCGAGAGTATGAATTTTTAACTTTAGATCTGTACCTTGGTTTTGTATAATTAAGTCTATATGTATAATAcagaaactttttatttttatatatttatattgttatataaattgtgtgtgtgtgtataaaatatatatatacacacatgcatgcgGTAAAACCCTACTTGATGTTAAGAGTTTCTAAGACaccagaaatatatatatacatacacagacATCTTAAGATAGTaaagatgctttttatttaagttgaaaagtcatgttttaaaattcctttgttGTTTGTGACCAGCTGCAGTTAAAGTAATGAAACTTAGAGCTAAAAAAATTGCCCCAAGCTAGATGATCAGATGAGGTATATTGGCTAGGTAAAAATTGTCTGAGTTTGTAGCTGAAAAAATCTACCAGCAAACAGAGTTATTATTTGGGTAATTGTTGCATTACAACAGATCTCATGATCATAGATAGTCTGCAGTCTACTTTTGTAGTAAGCCTAAAATATTAACAACCAAGCAAAGCAGCATCCTGAGGGTTTCTAGTGACCTAGACCTTGAGATGGTGGAAGACCTTTAAAGTATTCTGGTTGCTGTCCTTTCTGTGAAGTTCATAAAATTGACTACACAGTCATTTTCCTACCACTGCTTTAAGTATGGGTgtccattttaaataaacaaacaatgACAATTGAAACACAATgtgaaatgggggaaaaaataacaaagttacaacaagaaaaagaaattttaatttccctgTTTTTATTGGAGAATTTTGCTGGACACTCACGTGACTGTAAAATTCTCTTCCTACAGGCTTCTGCAAAATTGTGGTGTTTGTAGAGtgttaagaattttaaaaatatattctttaaagATTTGTACTAATTGTCGCTAAGTTATATGGGTTCTGATTGTAAAAAAGGACTAGTGTTCATTTTTGCATGGGCGATGGGCCGTTTCACATGGTCAAGGAAGTATGTGATTTCCCAAGCTTCACACATTATATCGTGAAATGAGACTCCTTGTCACGTGGTGGCTAATCCAATCATAATAGCTGGCGATTTTTGTATACACACCAGGGTGACCAGCCTCCCCGCAGTTCTCACCCCAGCTCACAACACCCCACACATATGCCACATTTTCCGCATCAAAACAGACCAAGGGTCCTCCTGAATCACCTTTGCAACTGTCTATGGAGCCATCGTAAGTACCTGAagcaaaagaggaaacaaaaagcaaaaataagttCATATACAAGCTAGCACATACAACAGAGCACAGGAGGTTTTCCAGGTCCATGTCATTTCTTGACAGATGTTTGCCTAATGTTCACCAATAAAGGGGATTCCTGACCTCTCTattaattctcatttctttttaagcacAGGGCCTTTCCTTACATTTGTGGCTGATCCAAATTCTCCTCCTTTGCTGTGATGTGTGACTGTTTAACCCTGTGGAATAGAGAATAATGCATCCATATTGCCTATTATGTCATTAGAAGTCACTAATGAAAAGTGAACAAAAGCACGAAGAAAAAGGTTAAAAGCTTTGTAGGCTGATTCCTATGGAAATGAAACCATCGTAATATGTGCGTGCCTACATGTCTGCCTTCAGTGTCCTCTCTAGCCAATAATTCATTGGCCAGTTTCACCTGTACAGAGCTGTACAGAGAGGCAGAAgcctaaaaataattttaccagCTTTATGAAAATCACTAAGCAGGTACAAGAAGGGGAGGGTGTGGATGCTAGGATCAGGAGGAGAGCAACTGCCACTAAGTGCCCTCACTGCAAGGTCTCTGCCACAGTGTGGACCTTTTGCAACACCAGATAGCAGCCCCAAGGCACAAGTGTGCAAGATTCAGTGCTCTTTGTAAGTTGCAGTGCTTACGGAACTACATTGcaattcagaaaatacagtGCTCAAGGAAAAATGAATTAACAGTGAAGGATGTGAGCTAGAATATGATTTATGCTTTGTCCTTCATACTCAGTAATAAATTCATTAATTTCTAATACCCTTACTACACTTTTCTGCTTGTCTGATTGACCTAGGAACTCATACTAAGTATGAGTCtccaagttttttaaaaatgtaacctCTTTCTTGAATCTCTGTGTTACTGAAAAAGAGTTCTATCAGCTTTTCAGAGTTAGAGTTCTAATCTGATAAAACAAGATTTTACTGCATTTACTCAGTTTAATATTTGCTTGTATAACCTATTCCCATGACTACTAGTCCTTAATTTCTAAGTTTCTATTTGCATCAGGAAGGGGAAGGTAAGCCCAGATACCACTTTTCTGATATCATTCCATGTGATACTTCCTTTGTTCTCTCTTGGTAAAGTATAATCACTTGAAATACACTGAAGGTCAAGGATATGAGTTATGGAACTTGCACAGTAGACAAACCCACCAACTTACAGATGTCATGCTGAATTTATCACAAATGTTTCGGGTTTTATatctagttttcatttttctagttAACTAGTTTGTTCAAATATTGCCTTTGCTTATTGATTTAAAGAACAGTTGAAACCTATCTGCCCATTGACTACTGATTGCTCTTTACGTCGTGTGTTTGGTGATACCTTTCATTATACGAGAAATAAAAGATGTGTATTcagaattcttattttattactaCAAGAGACAACCAACCAGTTTCCTGGCCAGACTAATCTTAGGTtccaaagttaaaaatatttttcctgggGTGTCGTATGGTGGTAGCAAATGTATAAGCAGATGAATAGGCATAGTCTAGACAACAGGACTTCTAATGGCCTCTAAGACAGGCATTTGCTTAAATATGTTGCTGAATCAGAATCAAATACAGTAAAGGTAGAAAGTTTAGTGGGCTGTAAAGGGTTTGTGTATTTAGAAAACATAACTCAAATTGCATGCTAAAATTTGCCCACATAATCATAGAAACTTAGCATACTGTAATCTTAATTCTGTTTATAAGTGAGTAGATATATAATGATGGATGCATCTAAGTTCCAATGTCTAGTAGTTTTCTAATGGTGATACTGTGGCAATCAGTTTATTGTCTTTCCCAAGTCTAAAAGATTCCCAGCCAGCACGTTTGTCCTTATTAACAGTAGATCTGATGGTACAGAATTATAGTAAGAAAATTGATGCTTGCCTGCACACgccatttgtttaaaaaatcgTCCTGGATACAATTCAGAacaattctgaaataaattaacattGCCCCACTTGAGGATATATTGTTTGGTATaacctagaaaagaaaaaaataagcttttctgaattaaaaatggTAAGTACTTACTAGACACTTAATATCATACACTGAAAGCTATATATTTGCTGATCAACAGAGCATAATCTTCAATATTGTAATCCTTAAACTGCTATTAAGACTTAGGCCATATGAAATGCAGTACATTGGTcataaatgtaaaaacaaaagcagagtggCTTAATTGCAGTGTTAAATACACTGCTTCCATTTTGTGACATTTacataattttcctttccttgtcttcctcagtttttttttttcccctatatttTCCATATCAAGGTTTTCAGACACCGGTATATTGTTTTCTATGAAATGGAGATGCATCTCTGATCACCctttgttaccttttttttccaattcagtTCTGTCTTTTTGGGATGAGTAGATCACATATTGAAGATACAGGTGAACTATGTATTCACAGGGTTAAGGAGATTCtctatttcattttgttcatttgctAGTAATTCCCAACTTTGCATTTGCTTTATGGACTGCTGCTGAGCATGGATGGGGGAAGCCTCACAACCAGTATGTGATAAATCCAACCCAGGCTGTAGTTACTGCgatacaaaacaaaatgcttctcAAATCTTTGAGACTGATTACATTTGGCTTATCTGTTTCTGTGCAAACAAGTGATACAAATAATACATTCTTGTAGTAAGCACTTATCAAATACCTTTCTCTAGTCCCCATCCAGAAACCTTGCATCTGTCACCAGTCTGGAACATATACTCTGACCAGGGAACACAGGCAGGCATGCTGTGTTTCAGGGAACATTTTCCATTCAGCACACTTTTCAGTTCCAGCAAAGCAATGTCATTTTCGTAAGTTGATGCATTATAATTTTCATGGATTATCAGTCGGTTTACTCTGAAAGTATCTGCCTCTTTGTCATACAGTATTGTATGCAACAGTCCAGTCCAGACACGGTACAGATGAACTCGATTTGCCCtgggaaaacacagtgaaataaaatctgttttggtAATTAACACAAACACTGTACAGTTCAAATAGCTGTAGACTTTTGCACTTTATTAATAAAGTTTCtctagaataaaaaataatattatatatgcatatttctTTCTGGATTTGATGTCCAGGTTTTTCTGAAGTGTGGCAAGTGCAAGGCAACTGGCACTTGTTGCTGAGTACTGCAAGtaatatagaaataaatattaaaggtCAGTCACTATGTTTAGTACTGTGACAAAGAGAAAGCAGGCATTTATGCCTTTCTGATTTCAAGAGAAAGAACAGTGAGCACAAGTGGATGAGATGCTGGAACTGGCAAATCTTCCATGTTTACTCTTGCTTGTTCTGGGCAATGTACAACCCCAAGGACATTCTCAGGGAAGAGATCCTGGAATCCATAAAGTAGAgatggggaagagaggaggtCCCTTGTGTCTACTTTACAGGCCAAGTGGTTACAGTGAACctttcctgcctgcctgctaTCTGACAGAAGAATGCCGTGCGTCTTCAAACTCATTACATTTCATCTGTCTATTCGCTGCCAAAATATTTAACTATCCTTAAATCCTCCTCATTGTTAATATGGGTGAGTCAgtgttttaaattgttttattcaATACACAAATCAGAATTAGCAAACAGTTAGCTAAGAAGGTGAATAACATCCAAAGCAACCCTTCTaccttgcaaaaagaaaatttctcagTTCATTGTTTTTACCTGACACAGTGTGCAGCAGTCAGAACCCAACAGCCACCAATATAAACCCCTCCACAGTGCACTGTAGCACCTTCATTGCCAGTTTCTTTAATTGCCACTTGCCAGGGGAATTCACCCTATTCAAACAACAAACACCCAAACAATATGAAAACATAATAACTGTACTATTTTTAGTGCATAAAGGGAAACACAGTTCTTGGTATTGCCTCATCTgatcataaattaaaaaattgctaTCAAAAAATTATGAATGGGGCTCCATCTGATAGAAAGGATATATATtctaaaatacagtatttttgctCAGACTTCTGACTTTGCGTGatgcctccttccctccagcttTCTGTCATTCAGCCCCTTGTAGCCATAGAAACAGATGGAGAGTATGGTCCAGTATAGATAACATTTCTGCCTGTATTCTGTTTCAAAGGTGCAAAGTTAAATACCATTTTATCAGAATTGTTATTTCTAGCTATAGTATTAAGTATTAATAATTTTCAATGTTTACTTGTACTGTAATGCTCGATTTTGCAACttcatattttactttataaatTGTGCTTCTCTTTACTGTCATTCAGTGCAATGTCACTACTGCTGCAAAACATGACATCAGTGTTGTAGCTGACTTTTTAACTTCCATACATTTTAACAGAAGGACAATAATACCTGTTTAAATTGATGCTGAATGAACTCATGTTTGGTAAGGAGattttttacctttcttgcAGTCTCTCCACCTATGATTCTTTTCCGTCGAGCTAATGTGTAATTTGTAAGACCACATTGTACTTGGGGAAGAAATGTCtttatcagttttctttctttaagaaaaaggaaaaaattgtctCAGAATTCAGGTATCCATTCTCTCTGTTTAGAGACAAGTTTATCTTTAGCTTGAAAATTTGAGTGCTGAGAACATGCCAGTAGCTGAAGTAGCAGGAAAGCAAAGGCCAAAATTTTGGCATcgttttttgctttgaaaattacttGAGTCTTAGCACCACATtacttctcttcatttttcactgctgcttgcATTCagccaaataattttaaagcaattcccCTGGATTTGCTGAGACTTTACCTCCACAAGTTCCCAAAACATGCATGTGTGTGCCCTCAGCCCGGATAAATCATTATAGCATTATGGAAATTAGTGGAAAGTGACACAAATAGTAAGACCCAGTGTGTATATTCCTAAATCACAAAATTCAAATACTTGATTGTTCTGTATCTGGCCAGCTGGCTGGTAGCTAGAATGCTACTAATAAGAGGGTATGCTGTTGGCTTTGGAGGGTTTCTTACACTTACCTTCATCCATACTCTGGTTTTCAGCACCTTTGTCTTTGCCTGTAGTAGAATAACAAATACTAACACTGTTGgcaaacatttgcttttattctaTTACTAGAATACGTTTGTGTTTCTGTGACAAAATTGTGGCACATGTTTTAAATGCATAAGGGCACACCATTTCACACGTACAGCAATGTTCTTTCAGCCCAGTTCCTGCTGTTTCCATTCCTACTAGACACTCCGGCTGCCTCAGCCTACATATTACCTACATCCAGCAGATACTCATTCATAACTACACAACAACTACTCTGCCTTCCATGCCTAGAGAACCCTTCTGTAAAGAAACTCTGAGAagtgggcttttttttggttttttatctCTAAGTGATATCCTGTTCTCCTCCAGCAGGGAACAACAGAAATTCCACCTCCTGCCTCATTAACCTTATGGAGCTTTCTAAAGGCCAAAGCAGTATTAGGTAAcaggttgttttgttgtttattctttttcaatATAGATGAAGCTGTATGTACTATGTGCTTCTTTTCACAGGGTATGGAAGGGTATTCAACATGAAAGACAAATTAAATGCTTCCTGAATCTGGCTTGTCGGCTTTTATTCAAACAAAACACCCATTGAATTCAGTTCCTAAGTGGAGGTTGAGGACTGTTCTCAGCAATGTTTACCTTTAAAGTTCAGTTTACCTTTACCAATTATCATTTACCAATAGTGTTTACTTTCTGACTTTAGACTTTGTCTCTTatcagagcaagaaaaaaaattctaatttcaaaacaaaacaaaatcctttcaaCAGTGAGGGGAACAGCACAGAAGAATTATTGTATTGACAAACCAGTTGAATTCTTCATCTTCGAGGAAAATATGCCTGCCCACCCTGTCTATGCTTTCTTCACAAATATGGGATGCCAGTTTGATAGATGGCCACATAAGTAAAAGACAATCTGCCATAAGCTTCCTGAGAcattatttgtttcttccttcctttagTTTTCTTGCTATTCTTTTCTACAAGGAAAGGGAATTAAATTACataatattttaacataaagaaGACTAATTCTTGCATGCATTTTGTTTTTGCAAATCTGTTAAATGATTTAATAATATGCATTGTGTAGTATTTAAATGTAACTGAgcacaataaaaagaaagaaacaaaaacatatttcagaagGAAACCTGCACAGAGAACTTGAGCTTCATCCTCTCCCGTGAGGCAGTCGATTTCTTTGTTACAGACATTCTTATTTGGAATACAGATATTTGATCGACAGTGGAAACTGTTGCCTCTGCACTCTGTAACACAGGAGAATTACAAATGTAAATCACAGGATCATATAATTCAGCAACCTCAAATAGTTAGA
Proteins encoded in this window:
- the PLA2G12A gene encoding group XIIA secretory phospholipase A2 — protein: MVPAVLLLLLGFARLGPRPARCPEAPRTPDWRMTLKTIRNGVHKIDTYLNAALDFLGGEDGLCRYKCSDGSKPFPRYGYKPSPPNGCGSPLFGVQFDVGIPLMTKCCNRHDRCYDTCGNEKNDCDEEFQSCLSKICRDVQKTLGISESVQACESTVQLLFDAVIHLGCKPYLDSQRAACMCQYEDKTDL
- the CFI gene encoding complement factor I, giving the protein MQVVPVFLVFLSLFCFCGSENAIPNAVKNQFEQAEPAQPAEQDTYLIGECLSNEYTHKSCEKVFCHPWERCVHGKCLCKLPYQCPKNGSSVCSTNGKYFHTYCHLKSYECQRPEAKFLHKGKCKSDETFAISVDHGDSSLLRVKPVNQKNDFFVCDSEWTMNEANVACKHLGFELGAEYYQANSRITESALNSLHCLQITCRGLETSLAECHIEIKSRDSKEGFVTLQCHENLRACSEGEFHCVNEKCIPLKKTCDGINDCGDLSDELCCRECRGNSFHCRSNICIPNKNVCNKEIDCLTGEDEAQVLCAGKDKGAENQSMDEERKLIKTFLPQVQCGLTNYTLARRKRIIGGETARKGEFPWQVAIKETGNEGATVHCGGVYIGGCWVLTAAHCVRANRVHLYRVWTGLLHTILYDKEADTFRVNRLIIHENYNASTYENDIALLELKSVLNGKCSLKHSMPACVPWSEYMFQTGDRCKVSGWGLEKGYTKQYILKWGNVNLFQNCSELYPGRFFKQMACAGTYDGSIDSCKGDSGGPLVCFDAENVAYVWGVVSWGENCGEAGHPGVYTKIASYYDWISHHVTRSLISRYNV